Proteins from a single region of Deltaproteobacteria bacterium:
- a CDS encoding IPT/TIG domain-containing protein: MRKAVSSVQLVSALALLAAGGLSLSSCILGGNACDDAKAHLCAKLPEMGCSTMYMDNAVASLRQSCGTSEAQRYIGYAEGACRSKTLVCGQEGPRLDSGTPPGGCGPYGKVVEYAGTAEADGRSARLKLTFTNARVDGELTADPVCSGSVRLTRTQLSFTAATLTGSWESPTGMITGLWQGGDYDCDGKLMSGYPTSGSVTITISGGMVYLQRVAGAGKYAFSAKNVLYAPVPCKDAGVPVGGCTIGSVSPATADQYETVTISGSGFGSTAGSVSFGGIAAQPINAWSDTSISVAVPATVSYGPVVLSVTTSAGKTCSRANYVIESKGCVAAGTRVRLASGETKPIEELDRHEELFAGDGTRSGVRTAVIQKTLVHREQSYSLHRIRLSKRRSLLVTGNHPVLTRRRGWVPVDELRAGDWIYVLGARSRRLTETRILSIVRDESQTDVVYNLKTSAGSYIANDILVHNKCLAAGSPIDTPRGPVPIERLAVGQLVYGNRDGQRVVTRVTHLYAKATVLPRLPGKRLTPRVTATLNHWVREGAAFVRVRETAHPLRSVTGTVYDLETEAGNYYADGLLMRASE, translated from the coding sequence ATGCGAAAAGCGGTCTCTTCCGTCCAGCTCGTCAGCGCACTCGCCTTGCTCGCCGCGGGAGGGCTCTCCCTCTCGTCCTGCATCCTGGGGGGGAACGCCTGCGACGACGCCAAGGCGCACCTCTGCGCCAAGCTCCCCGAGATGGGCTGCTCGACGATGTACATGGACAACGCCGTGGCGAGCCTCAGGCAGAGCTGCGGGACCAGCGAGGCCCAGCGGTACATCGGGTACGCCGAGGGCGCGTGCCGCTCGAAGACGTTGGTCTGTGGGCAAGAGGGGCCCCGTCTCGACAGCGGCACCCCGCCCGGGGGCTGCGGCCCGTACGGCAAGGTCGTGGAGTACGCGGGTACGGCGGAGGCCGACGGCCGCTCCGCGCGCCTGAAGCTGACCTTCACCAACGCGAGAGTGGACGGCGAGCTGACCGCCGATCCGGTGTGCTCCGGGAGCGTGCGGCTCACCCGCACCCAGCTCTCCTTCACCGCCGCCACGCTCACGGGAAGCTGGGAGTCACCGACGGGGATGATCACCGGCCTCTGGCAGGGGGGCGACTACGACTGCGACGGCAAGCTGATGTCCGGCTATCCCACCTCGGGGTCCGTCACCATCACGATCTCGGGCGGCATGGTGTACCTGCAGCGCGTCGCGGGGGCCGGCAAGTACGCCTTCTCCGCGAAGAACGTCCTCTACGCCCCCGTGCCCTGCAAGGACGCCGGTGTTCCGGTGGGCGGCTGCACCATCGGTTCGGTCTCCCCCGCCACGGCGGACCAGTACGAGACGGTCACCATCTCGGGCTCGGGCTTCGGAAGCACGGCCGGGTCGGTCAGCTTCGGCGGCATCGCGGCCCAGCCGATCAACGCGTGGAGCGACACGAGCATCAGCGTGGCGGTCCCGGCGACGGTGAGCTACGGCCCGGTGGTGCTGAGCGTGACCACCTCCGCGGGCAAGACCTGCTCCCGCGCGAACTACGTGATCGAGTCGAAGGGCTGCGTCGCGGCGGGGACGCGGGTCCGGCTGGCCAGCGGCGAGACGAAGCCCATCGAGGAGCTCGACCGCCACGAGGAGCTCTTCGCCGGCGACGGGACCCGCTCCGGGGTGCGCACGGCGGTGATCCAGAAGACCCTCGTGCACCGCGAGCAGAGCTACTCCCTGCACCGCATCCGCCTCTCCAAGCGGCGTTCGCTCCTCGTGACGGGCAACCACCCGGTCCTGACCCGGCGCCGCGGGTGGGTGCCGGTCGACGAGCTGCGCGCGGGCGACTGGATCTACGTGCTCGGCGCTCGCTCGAGGCGTCTGACCGAGACGCGCATCCTTTCGATCGTGCGCGACGAGTCGCAGACCGACGTGGTCTACAACCTGAAGACCTCCGCCGGGAGCTACATCGCCAACGACATCCTGGTGCACAACAAGTGCCTGGCCGCGGGCTCGCCCATCGATACCCCCCGCGGGCCGGTGCCCATCGAGCGCCTGGCCGTCGGCCAGCTCGTCTACGGAAACCGCGACGGTCAGCGCGTCGTGACGCGCGTGACGCACCTCTACGCCAAGGCCACCGTCCTGCCGCGCCTGCCGGGCAAGCGGCTCACCCCTCGCGTGACGGCCACGCTGAACCACTGGGTGCGCGAGGGAGCGGCCTTCGTGCGCGTCCGCGAGACCGCGCATCCCCTGCGGAGCGTCACCGGGACGGTCTACGACCTCGAGACCGAGGCGGGGAACTACTACGCCGACGGCCTCCTCATGCGAGCGAGCGAGTAG